Proteins encoded within one genomic window of Bacteroides sedimenti:
- the cysK gene encoding cysteine synthase A yields MAKIAKQLTDLIGNTPLLELSHFNEENNLGATVIAKLEYFNPAGSVKDRTAFAMIQNAEDKGLLKPGSVIVEPTSGNMGVGLAFVSAVKKYKLILTMPDTMSVERRNLLKALGANLVLTPGVEGMKGAIAKAIEIKEQTSDAVILHQFENAANPEIHKKTTAEEIWRDTDGTVDIFVAGVGTGGTVSGVGETLKKHNPNVKIVAVEPVDSPVLSGGKPGSHKIQGIGAGFVPSNYNAEVVDEILQVTNDDAIRTGRELAAREGLLVGISSGAAVFAAAQLAKRPENAGKKIVVLLPDTGERYLSTLLYAFDEYPL; encoded by the coding sequence ATGGCAAAGATCGCAAAACAATTGACAGACCTGATAGGAAACACTCCTTTACTGGAGCTTTCTCATTTTAATGAAGAGAACAATCTGGGGGCAACAGTGATTGCCAAACTTGAATACTTTAACCCGGCCGGTAGTGTGAAAGACCGTACTGCATTTGCAATGATTCAAAATGCAGAGGATAAGGGATTGCTAAAACCGGGCAGCGTTATCGTGGAACCAACCAGTGGAAACATGGGGGTGGGACTCGCTTTTGTTTCGGCAGTGAAAAAGTACAAACTGATATTGACCATGCCCGATACCATGAGTGTGGAACGCAGAAACCTGCTAAAGGCTCTTGGCGCAAACCTGGTGCTTACTCCGGGTGTCGAAGGAATGAAAGGGGCGATTGCAAAAGCCATCGAGATAAAAGAACAGACTTCGGATGCTGTGATTCTGCATCAGTTTGAGAATGCTGCCAATCCGGAAATTCACAAGAAGACAACCGCTGAAGAGATATGGAGAGATACCGACGGAACGGTTGATATATTCGTGGCCGGCGTAGGAACCGGTGGTACGGTTTCGGGAGTTGGAGAAACTCTGAAGAAGCATAATCCCAATGTGAAGATTGTAGCGGTTGAGCCTGTCGACTCACCTGTGTTGTCGGGTGGAAAACCGGGATCGCATAAGATACAGGGAATTGGCGCAGGATTTGTTCCTTCGAACTACAATGCGGAGGTTGTGGACGAAATTCTTCAGGTGACTAATGATGATGCCATCCGTACAGGTAGAGAACTCGCCGCCCGGGAAGGGTTGTTGGTGGGAATCTCTTCGGGAGCTGCAGTCTTTGCGGCGGCTCAACTGGCAAAACGTCCGGAGAATGCCGGAAAGAAGATTGTGGTGTTGTTGCCCGATACCGGCGAACGCTACCTCTCTACGCTTCTATATGCATTTGATGAATATCCGCTTTAA